TAAAGCAGCCCTGGTCAGCGGCGCCGTGAGCATCAACTCCTGTCCAGCAGCCTGACACAGCAGAGCCATCCAAGCACAAAGTTCTTTAGAgcactgaaagaaacacaaggcCAGCCAGGAGGAGTGGCAGTGCTTCCTCTCGGTAGAAGCTTTCATCTAGTTGAGCAGGACTTAAATGAGTCATCAGGGACTGGATGTTTATTTCTTACTTGGATTCTTACCTTGGATCCAAGATGTCTGCCATGGATAACAATCAAAGGAGCATTAAACTTACCTGTATTTTATAACTTCCTGCTGGTGAAATTCCTGTTCCTGTTTCTAATAAAATAGAAGGGATTCTAAATAAACACTggcacatatttttaaagtgtggcTAGATCCTCAGATTCTTCTTTCATTTAGAGATGGTAACATTAAACTTAAACCAAACTGTCTTTAGTATACTTCCTTTATCCTGAAAAGATTTACTGATTTACATAAAACCTAAATTAGATGATCAGATTTGCTTTTACCACTTTGGTCTATCAGGATAGCAAGAATATTTTAGGCTTATCAAGGTTTAATAAATTTCTAACAAATTATCAGAATGGTAATTTGTttccagataagaaaaaaaaaaaggatgcctCAATCAAATAAATGCTTACGTTTTTTCCCTTtacttccttaaaagaaaaataaaattgtgtgaGGAGAGGCTCTTGTAGGATATTGTTACAGTGCATTTTGTAGGAATCATGAAGGACATTATATAGCAAAGAATAAGACAAAATCACGCATCCACTTAAAGTATAAAAGTccttttattaaaagtttttccCCACATACCTGCAACACAAAtagtcttatttataaaatgttataatcATATTAAGGTATATATAGTAATAAaatctagaaaaggaaaaattggtTTTACTAGCTGATAGGatattaaaatatagaaactgaaataaaagaattatatatgaaaagaaaatcagcattgaagacaaaatgagaaaataggcCCTCATATCAACAGGACTGAAGGTATGTAAGAGGAGTAACGGGGGTATGGGGAGGAAGTATAAAATGTTTTGAGGAATTACTAAGGGAATAAACTAAtctcttacatatatatatgtaattatttacATTCCCCTACTACCCTCATGTCTCTGATAcattaataatgatgatgatgaccaGTGAAAATAGCTAATATCTACTCACAGAGGACTTACTAAGTGCCAGCCTCACAATAAGGTAAATTGAAGTAGGTTTCACTTGATAATCACACATCCTACAAGGCAGCATTTACAGGTGAGAAACCTGAGATTTAGAACTGTTAAATAACGTGCCAGCTGTCATTCAGCTAGACTGAGGAGCCAGAATTGGTAACAGGACCGCTGCCTACCTCCAGAGCCAGCGTGAGTGTCCCCTTCCTTCTTGCCTCCAGGGGACTGTCTGCCATCCAGCTGAGGCCAACCCTCAGCTGGTCTCCAAAGCTGGAGTCACAAACTCAACCACCTACCAAGCCAGAAAGGTATCATAAGAGTGAAGCTGGTTGGGTCTGACAGAAAATCAAAAGGGCACTTGCCAAGGCTCATCTAGAAGGGCAGCAGGTACTCGGCCAATTATTACTATAGAAGAACACAAGTCTTAAAGGACCGAAGTTTCCAAAAGAAGATGGAAATGTGAAATTTGAGGGGTTGAAATGGCCTGATTTTTCAGTTAGTAACtaattaaaaacaacagcaattaaaatgacaaaaaacaCTGGGCAGACCAAACAAAACCTTCTGAGAGCTAAGGGGCTCTGGGCTAATGTGGTTTCTGGGCTAAAGACTGAATCCAGTAGGGCCTTAACTAGTATGGGTTGAACCAATGCTTCAAACACACTAAGCCCTCACAGTATTTCCTACACTAGATCAAAGCAGGAGGCAGTAGCTCTGAAACACcctgccattttctttttccaaaattttccTGAGACATCCTAGAGGGCCCTTCTGTCCCTTCATTCTCAGCAGTGGCCCAAAGTCAACTCCACCAGCCAAGCTGAAGACTGGCTGGACCTCCAGTAGCTCCAGCTGGTGTGTACACAGACTCACATGTATGCAGACTAGAACCAcaaaaattcttctttttaatatcttctctaCAATTACAATGACATTCAGAAACTTTTGAGTTTACCTTTTATAAAAGCTTGATTCAGTTCTTAGATGGGACCCCATCTTCTCTCAACTTCTGTCTAGGGAGCAGTTGTCCTTTCTTTTAATCATAGTATATTGGAACTTCATATAAAGAAACATGGATGGATGTTCAGAGTAATTTTGACTGGTTGTCGCTCATGACCCCTGCCTGTTCAAAGCACCTTCAAAATGAGGCCTCCCATAGCCCCGGTTTGAAGGAGCAGCCCTATTCGGGCCTGTACCCTACCATCCTTATCTCATGGCCATAGCTGATTGGGAGAGGGTACCCTCCAACAGCTTCACAGTGAAGCAACATTTCATTATGGAGTGGTATGAAAAGATGAGTTCCAACAACTGAACATTTTCTCATGAAACTGTGACTTGCAAAACACAAAGTATCGAGCACATAGCAATAAAAGCTGAAGCACAAATGATCTCATCTAGAAGTATGGTTTTAAGTGTTTACCATACACGTTTATAGACACACACTGCTCATTCTATAAACATACAACAATATATATCCacctacagtccaaagggtcgcaaagagccagacatgactgaagcaacttagcccacaCACACCTTCTGTCCACTAAGAACCGCCTCATTTCTGGGCTCACAGTTTGTAAGGGGATATCTCAGAAGACACTGAGCTATTTCTGTTCCCTGGGCCCTATTTCCTTGTATGTAACATGGCAGTACAGGGTGTTAAGTAGGGTCTTTGCTTACCTTAATCGGTGAATACAGACTTCAACCAAGACCATAAAGCAGTAAATACACAGTTCAGGTTCATCACACTGAGGCGTGAAGCCAATCCCTTCTCTTTAGGACTGGCTCAGAGAGGTCATTTCAGTATAAGCAGTAAAACCACAATGCCCCCGACAtaccacataccacacacacacacacacacacacacacacacactggctcaGAGAGGTCATTTCAGTATAAGCAGTAAAACCACAATGCCCCCAACGtaccacataccacacacacacacacagtctgtgTAAAGAAAGCCAACAATAGAGGTACTGTCCTACGTGTCAGGTTTCATGAATTTTGTCTATTATCCACTGATGTGTTGTAAAAACCTAGAACAGTACCTGACATGTaggtatgtgctcaataaatattctttgaataaaTTTCAGGAAAGTAAGGTTTCCATAAAAGTTACCCCCTCATCTTGCCTCCCAAGGCAATCACTTATAAAGTACTTGGCAatcttcaaaaaggaaaaagtgataCTGACTCCCAACTTGGGTGCCCCTGAGCCCTACGGATCTCTGATTTACCTGAATTTATGCAGacaatccctggaggaggccatggcaacccactccagcattcctgactggagaatcctgtggacagtggaAACTGACAGGCtacaaagggttgcaaagagtcacacatgactgaagcgacttagcatagagAGAATTCCAAGGGAAAAATGGCATATCATATCAGAGAGACAAGCGTTCCCTCAAGTCTTTAGTAACCTTTCAAGTCTTGAAAAGTAGACGAAAATGTTGGCTACCATGGATAAGGTCACTCAATTTATTAACTTCATAGCACCAGAAGACACCATTCCCAGAGGATACTACCGGGGGCAGGATGGTGTGGGTAGAGTTGTAGATGAGTTTTATAGGTGAAAGCCTGGTAATCTGCCAAATCATGGGATGGGCAGGTTATTTCCCCTCCTTGGATGCAGTTTAGTTACTTGGAATCAGTTTAAGCTTTGTTACGGCAGATGCAGAGCAGCCTTCAGTCCAGAGCTATCCTCCACTCTAGACCCACCCCCACTGAGGCAGTATCTAACTGATATATCATTAAATGATCTTTCCACTATGGTTGAAACACAAATTCTTCCCAGCCTTGTATGAGCTCGGAGGAATTTTTCATGACTCCTTTCTCCATTCCCATCACGCTTTCCCCAGCCTTGGGCAATTTCCTTTAATGGATTTTGTTCTCTTCCTTTACAGCATCTTAACTTTTTGTTTGGCAGATAATTAAGTTACTCATGAGTCACCTTGATTCTCTCAAGTCTTATTTTTCAGCTTTGTTAATGTTCATGTATGTTAGTTTTTAGTCTACTGCTAGTTTAGACCTCCTACTAAGATTTATGACCTTTCTGAGGTCTCTATTCAATGCCACACATGTTCACAAAGTCTCTCCAATCTGGCTGGTTGGAATTCAGACACCTCTCACCACTATGTGAGCTCTCAGAGTTTCTCCATTTATAAATCCCTgatgaaaagtttttattttcacctCATGTAGCACACATGCATCTATGTCCATGTAACTATAGCTAATAAACCTTTCATTTAAAAGGCTTATGGATAAGCCTTATGTAATGTAGGAAAGCAGACAAGAACCTGGGGAAACTATCTGACACTAAAGTCAGtcttctggagaaaaaaaaattttatagaatGAAGGGTGGCAACcatcaagaggaaaagaaagcaagctgAGTTTCTTGGAACcattacaagaagaaaaagaaaacagaaaacgcTGGCCTAGACCTCAAAACTGAACCTTAAGTCTAATCAAATAAAATGATCCATCTGAAGTTTCTCAATACTAACTATAgacaatttcaagatgactggcTGGGACTTGAGGTAGAGTGTGATGAGGAGACATCATTATTCCTTGGGGTTAGAATCATAGCCTTGACCTCATTATAATAACTTAACCAATAATCTGAGCTCCCTTATGATAGCAGTGCATATGCTTTGCAGATTAACCACGGACTAAGAATCTCCTTTGGTCTTGGGTATTATTCCAAAATACATAACCCACAGGGTTCCATTTCTCACCCAGTATAATCATTCCTACGCAGAACATTATCAAAAGACAGAAACTGGCTTGGGGTATTCAAGTGAACGGGTTCAGCTAAGTAGCAATTCAAATATAAGCAAAGGAAACCAGCCCAAAACACATTAAGCGTTGAGGATGAGCCCTTCCTGTCTGATAATCAAGGTGACTTAAGCTTCACCATGAATTATTGATATTAATGATCCACTGTGAGCAAGATGATCTCGAAGGTGCTTTCTAACTGTGAAATATTAGTCTGTCTTATCTATCAAACATAACTGATGACTTATCACTGCACACGTTTTACAGACGACACTTCTGTCTTTCCCaactaaaagtaaatatttcaatTCTTGTCATCATCCAAAGGTGCCACCACTTTTATTTGTTTACCGGATCATAAGATGATCCGGGCCCGTTACCCTTGACCTAGTCAGACCTCCACAAAAGACTTAATGGTGCTACTTGGGATGCATTTCCTTGCTGCTTTGTGCAGGCGGCTTTCGCATTGCTGCATAGACAGTGATGGGAACGTCGGTTATTGTCAGGCAATGACTTCCAGGGCATCTTCGGAGTTGcctaaataaaacaacaaatgacATGTAGTGcgatataaaaaaggaaatttttttcagaGCACCAAAGTTTGAATGCATATTCAGCTAAGTCATTTTGAAATCTCTCAatgtcagaaaataattttaacacaGTGGCACTAACAGAACACATTTTAGACTTACATTGCAAAGAAAATGTGGCTAAATGGTGTGCCATACACTTAATCAAAGGAAATTTATAAAGATAACCTTCCATATGTTCATTCTGAAAGGTATGCAGTGATTACTTAATAGCCAAGAAAAGTGGAGGGGGAAGTGCATAGTTGTAAACCTAAGTGATAATACTATGGCAATTCATATGTATATGCATCTTAAAATCACTCCAGTTGAGtgatttaaaaactatttgtggaaaaaatataaaactgaacatATGACTCCATGTACTATTCAAATGTCAGTAGGATCTCAAGTTTAAAAGAGCCTTAAATGACATTGTCTAAAAATACACCGAGTGCTTGAATTTCCTTTCCAACATCCCCACCAAACAATAACCCAACCTTAAACATTTCTAAAGACTAGTGATAACTATTTCTCAAAGTCATCTGTTTTATACCTGAATAACTCTGATGTTTAAAGTACCTCCCTTATTAAGTTTAAATTCGTGTTCTGAAAATTTCCAAGCCATGAGAAATCAATGTACTATTTGCTAtggtaaacagaagaaaaaatccTATTATAGTTTTCTTCAATTTTGCAAAAATGATTTTGTTTCATAGAATCTTCACCTCTATATCACTTACCTTCTGCCAAATGTCAAGTAAAAGCCAAAGTGACACTAAATCTGAGGTCTgagttttttcatattttatagccttatgcctagaacagtgccctGCACATAAAAAACACTGAGGTTTGCTTATTTGATGGACTGTTATATAATcttgaaactataaacaaaaaaaCCAAGATAAATATTTACCCCCCAAAAAATGGTCTACCATTCAGACTTACAGAGGTATAATACACAGACTCTATGCTAAGAAAACCTAGGCTCTGTTAAGATTAAtttaatgggacttccctggccgtccggtggttaacacttcacctttcaaggcagggggtgtgggttcaatccctggtcagggacctaagaccccacatgccctgcagtcaaaaatggaaacataaaacagaaggagTATTGTaacgaattcaataaagacttaaaaaaaatggtcgacatcaaaaaaaaaaaaagcctttataAAAAATACCAATTTAATAACAGCAATATTCCGGGGCTTCTTTCTTATTAACTGAATGTTAACTAAAGCTCGTATTGATGATAGCCATATATGTCTCCTCAGTTATTAGGGTAAGAAGACTTTTTACCTGGTTGGTGACATCTCTTTCCCATTACAAGTAGCACTGGAGCTCAGTCCAGGCTCCAGCCCAATTGAAGAATCTCCCCCTTCCACCGGAAACCTCCTTGGCTGAGTCCC
The Bos javanicus breed banteng chromosome 9, ARS-OSU_banteng_1.0, whole genome shotgun sequence genome window above contains:
- the FAM229B gene encoding protein FAM229B — translated: MPFRFGTQPRRFPVEGGDSSIGLEPGLSSSATCNGKEMSPTRQLRRCPGSHCLTITDVPITVYAAMRKPPAQSSKEMHPK